A window from Canis aureus isolate CA01 chromosome 23, VMU_Caureus_v.1.0, whole genome shotgun sequence encodes these proteins:
- the LOC144295412 gene encoding olfactory receptor 51G2-like, translating into MSDSNHTGTFFFLAGLPGIEAVHKWLFIPLCAMYVASLVGNSLILWVVRSEPSLHQPMYYFLLMLAVTDLGLSASTLPTVLPIYLLGLRKVAMDMCLAQLFFIHTFSIMESSVLLTMALDRFVAISNPLHYGTILTSPRVASLGLASVVRSVGLHIPAPIMLRKLSYCQNRLLSHSYCLHPDVMKLACVDTHINSAYGLFVVLSTLGVDSVLIVLSYVLILQTALSIASKAERLKALNTCVSHICAVLLFYTPMIGLSMIHRFGRWASPSSRVLLSYVHFLIPPVLNPVVYTIKTKQIRLRMLRLLGSGGAGIRDT; encoded by the coding sequence ATGTCAGACTCCAACCACACCGGTACCTTTTTCTTCCTAGCAGGCCTCCCAGGCATTGAGGCTGTGCACAAATGGCTCTTTATCCCTCTGTGTGCCATGTATGTGGCCTCCCTGGTAGGGAACAGTCTGATCCTGTGGGTGGTGAGGTCAGAGCCCTCCCTGCACCAGCCCATGTACTACTTCCTATTGATGCTGGCAGTGACCGACCTGGGTCTGTCTGCCTCCACACTGCCCACTGTGCTCCCCATCTACCTGCTGGGTCTCAGGAAAGTGGCAATGGATATGTGTCTGGCCCAGCTCTTCTTCATCCACACCTTCTCCATCATGGAGTCCTCTGTGCTGCTGACTATGGCCTTGGACCGTTTTGTGGCCATCAGCAACCCCCTGCACTATGGCACCATCCTCACAAGCCCCCGTGTTGCTAGCTTAGGCCTGGCCAGTGTGGTGCGCAGTGTCGGGCTTCACATCCCCGCTCCCATCATGCTGAGGAAACTGTCTTATTGCCAGAATCGCCTGCTTTCCCATTCCTACTGTCTGCACCCGGATGTCATGAAGCTGGCCTGTGTAGACACCCACATCAACAGTGCCTATGGTCTTTTTGTAGTGCTCTCTACACTAGGGGTGGACTCGGTGCTCATTGTTCTCTCCTATGTGCTGATCCTCCAAACAGCGCTGTCCATTGCCTCCAAAGCTGAGCGCCTTAAAGCCCTCAACACTTGTGTCTCCCATATCTGTGCTGTGCTGCTCTTCTACACACCGATGATTGGCCTGTCCATGATCCACAGATTTGGGAGGTGGGCTTCCCCTTCCAGCCGGGTGCTGCTCTCCTACGTTCACTTTCTCATACCTCCAGTGCTCAATCCAGTAGTTTACACCATTAAGACCAAGCAGATCCGGCTGAGGATGCTACGCTTATTGGGGTCAGGTGGGGCTGGCATCAGAGACACTTAG
- the LOC144295413 gene encoding olfactory receptor 51V1-like, whose protein sequence is MSASSASIINSSIFILTGFPGLDQYYPWFSIPFSFVYAMVFLGNCLVLHVIRTEPSLHQPMFYFLAMLALTDLCMGLSTVHTVLGVLWGLNQEVSQDACIAQTYFIHGLSCMESGVLLAMAFDRFTAICNPLRYTSILTNSRVIHFMVTILMRAALSILPVIIRLKFFHYCCPHILSHSFCLHQDLLRLACSDIRFNSFYALALVICTLLLDAVLILISYILILHTVLAIASQEERLKSLQTCVSHICAVLVFYIPIIGLTMVHRFGKHLSPSVHVLMGNIYILFPPLMNPIIYSVKTQQIRGRMKKWFSLKM, encoded by the coding sequence ATGTCTGCTTCTTCTGCTTCCATTATCAATTCCTCCATATTCATTCTCACTGGCTTCCCTGGCCTAGACCAGTACTACCCCTGGTTTtcaattcccttttcttttgtcTATGCTATGGTCTTTCTGGGAAACTGCCTGGTGCTGCACGTGATCAGGACTGAGCCGAGCCTGCACCAGCCCATGTTCTACTTCCTGGCCATGCTGGCCCTCACTGACCTGTGCATGGGGCTGTCCACGGTGCACACGGTGCTGGGGGTCTTGTGGGGGCTCAATCAAGAAGTCAGTCAGGATGCCTGCATTGCCCAAACTTACTTCATCCATGGTCTGTCATGCATGGAGTCTGGAGTCCTTCTTGCCATGGCCTTTGATCGCTTCACTGCAATCTGCAATCCTCTGCGCTACACATCCATCCTGACCAACAGTAGAGTCATTCATTTCATGGTGACCATTCTGATGAGGGCTGCTTTGTCCATTCTCCCAGTCATCATTCGCCTGAAGTTCTTCCATTACTGCTGcccccacatcctctcccactCTTTCTGCCTGCACCAGGACCTACTCCGGCTGGCCTGCTCCGACATCCGCTTCAACAGCTTCTATGCCCTGGCTCTGGTGATTTGTACCTTGCTGTTGGATGCTGTGCTCATTCTCATCTCCTACATTCTCATCTTGCACACAGTGCTGGCGATTGCATCCCAGGAGGAGAGGCTTAAGTCCTTGCAGACCTGTGTGTCCCACATCTGTGCTGTCCTGGTCTTTTACATCCCCATCATTGGCCTCACTATGGTGCACCGCTTTGGAAAGCATCTCTCACCTTCTGTTCATGTCCTTATGGGCAATATCTATATTCTTTTCCCACCCCTGATGAATCCCATCATCTACAGTGTAAAGACCCAGCAGATCCGGGGCAGGATGAAGAAGTGGTTTTCCCTGAAAATGTAG
- the LOC144295411 gene encoding olfactory receptor 51G2-like, giving the protein MIILNNNNASSFIFILMDLPGLEAAHCWTAIPICSVYALSLLGNITIMYIVKSVPSLHTPMYLFLSMLSMADLGLSASTLPSMAAVFLLGQRKVGAATCFMQLFFIHTFSVIESAVLLAMAFDRCVAIREPLRYATILTTKRIGAIGLAIVTRSAALHLPLPVLLRRLQFQPVNALSHSYCVHPDVLRLASSSTLVNSSFGLFVMLSTLGLDAVLILLSYVLILRTVLSIASNTERLKTLNTCISHICAVLLFYTPLVSLSMIHRFGKMKLPAQVYMLLSYLHFLVPPMLNPIVYSVKTKEIRVRILKMLLPRKH; this is encoded by the coding sequence ATGATAATTCTTAACAACAATAATGCCAGCAGCTTCATCTTTATACTGATGGATCTCCCAGGACTGGAGGCCGCTCATTGCTGGACAGCTATTCCTATCTGCTCTGTCTATGCTCTATCTTTGCTGGGTAACATCACCATAATGTACATTGTCAAGTCTGTGCCCAGCCTCCACACACCCATGTACCTCTTCCTGTCCATGCTTTCAATGGCTGACTTGGGCCTCTCAGCTTCTACACTACCTTCAATGGCAGCTGTTTTTCTCCTAGGCCAGAGAAAGGTGGGAGCTGCAACTTGCTTTATGCAACTCTTCTTCATCCATACTTTCTCAGTTATTGAATCAGCTGTGCTCTTGGCCATGGCTTTCGACCGCTGTGTGGCTATCCGAGAGCCCTTACGCTATGCCACCATTCTTACAACCAAGCGCATTGGTGCCATTGGGCTGGCCATTGTCACCCGTAGTGCtgctctccatctgccccttcctGTGCTCCTTAGAAGACTGCAATTTCAGCCTGTGAATGCTCTGTCTCATTCATACTGCGTTCATCCTGATGTTTTAAGGCTAGCCAGTTCTAGCACTCTTGTGAACAGTAGCTTTGGGCTCTTTGTCATGCTTTCTACACTAGGATTGGATGCTGTACTCATTCTCCTCTCCTATGTGCTAATCTTAAGAACAGTATTGAGCATTGCTTCCAACACGGAGCGGCTTAAAACCCTTAACACCTGCATTTCCCATATCTGTGCTGTATTACTATTTTATACCCCACTGGTCAGCCTGTCGATGATTCATCGCTTTGGAAAAATGAAGCTACCAGCTCAGGTATATATGCTTCTCTCCTATCTGCACTTTCTTGTTCCTCCGATGCTCAACCCAATTGTCTACAGTGTGAAAACCAAAGAGATTCGGGTACGCATTCTAAAGATGCTCCTCCCAAGAAAACACTGA